GAGGGGTGGCGCGAGGCACGGGCATGGCGCCCTTCACGTGCGCCTCCACGCGCGGAAGGTCGCAATCACCGCGGCGAGCACGCCGAGCACGGCGAGGATGAGCAGCAGGGTCGATCGGCGGTCGCGCAGTTGGCCGCCGGGCGGCAGGATGCGCGTGATGTACGCGCGCGCTTGATCGCCGACGAGGAGGACGTCCACGGGGCTCGGCATGCCCGCGCGCGGCACGAGCAGGTCGGACGAGCCACCCGCGACGCGCGGCGTGAGAAAGCCGCTCGACGTGAGAGGCGAGTAGATTCGGCTCGTCACCCAGTACGAGTACGACCGAGCAGGCAAATCGGTGTCGATGGAGACTTCGGTGCCGCGCCGAACAGCGGGCGTCGCGAGCGAGACTTCCTGAGTCTCTCCGTTCACGACGTGCCACGCCCGCGTGCGAAAGCCGCTGACTTGGTAGTGACGCTGCCAGCCGTCGCCGGGCGGCGTGACGAAGCCGGTGTCGGCGAGTCCTTGCTCGCCGCCCACGCTCGTCTTGACGAACACGTCGATGAGGGTGGAAGACCAGCCGCTCGGCGCGTTCCAGGGATTGGCGACGCCGCCGAGTCCCACGACGATGCGCACTCGTCCAGCGACGTTCTCGGCGCGCAGCTCGCGGATGTCGAGGCTGTTTTCGCTGCCTCCGACGAGGGCGGGCGGCGAGGTGTACGAGCCGTCACCCCGCGTATCACCCGCCGGATCCGTGATCGTAAGGAGCGCGGCGGCAACGAAGGGCATCGTGGCGAGAAGCACGAGGAGAAGTATAGGGCAGGGCCGGGAAACGGCGGGGCCTTCATCGTTGAAAAGGGCGCGTGACACATAGGCCAGAGAGTTTCTGATGGCGAACTGAAGGCGGGGCTCACATGCTTCTCAAGATGAGCATCGGTTATAGTCCTCTTCACGTATGGCTCGCTTCTCGAACACGGCGCGGCGCTCACTGTTGGCGTTGATGACCCTCTCGTGCTGCCTCAGCGCGGCGAACGCCGAGACGTACCGCGTTCGCGCGGGTGACACGCTCGACAGCATCGCAAAGCGGCAAGGCACGACCGTCGCCACTTTGCGTGCCCTCAATCCCAGGATCGGCGATCCTCGCTTTCTGCAAGCGGGGCAAGTCATCACCGTGAAGAGTCTGCCCAAGCAGGCGAGCGTGGCGAGCATTCCCGCCGCGCCGAAGTCCTACACGGTACGGGCGGGCGACACCTTGACGCGCATCGCTTCGCGCAACGGCCTCAACCTCGAGGCGTTGCGCGCCGCCAACCCCGCGTTGCGCGCGCCTTACACGCTCAAGGTGGGGCAAGTCGTGAATTTGCCGACCTCGAACCGCGTGGCCGCGTCGGGCGCGGGCAAGGTGAACACGGTCAGCACGGCGAGCACCAATTGGTTGTGGCCGTTGCAAGGCCCCATCACGTCGGGGTTCGGGTACCGCGAATTCACGGTGTTCGGCAACCACGTTCACGAAGGCGTCGACATCGCCGCGACACCCGGATCGCCGATTCGCGCCGCGCGCGGCGGCACGGTCGTCGAAGCGCGCTTCGACATGAGAAACGGCTGGGGCGGCACGGTCGTGCTCGACCACGGCAACGGCTGGACGTCGCGCTACAGCCACGCGAGCGCCTTGCTCGTTCAGCCCGGCCAAGCCGTCGCGCCGGGCCAAGTCATCGCCCGGGTCGGCTCCACCGGCATCAGCACGGGGCCACACCTCGACTTCCGCATCTTCTATCAAGGCAAGGCCCTCGACCCGACGACCTTCCGCTGATCGAAACCGAGGGGCGGAAACGACCAATGAAGTCGCTTCCGCCCCTCGCGTTACTGAGAGCGGCCTTCGCGCGCGAGCAGTCTCAACAAGGCGGCAGCGAGCATTTCCGGATCGTGCTGACCGCTGTGCTCGCGCAGCAAGGAGGCGAGACGAACGCGCTGCCGAAAGTTGGCCGAGACGCCACGCGGCGACAAGAGGTGGGCGCCCGCTTGGGCGTAACGCTCTCGTACCCCCACGGTGACGGGCGAGGCGTTCACGAGCACCCAGTCGGCGGTGCGCCCCAGATGCTCGGCGAGGAGGCGCTCGTGGCCCTCGAGATCGATGCCGTCCGTTTCGCCCGGCTCGCTCATGATGTTGGCGACGTACACGACGCGCGCCGACGTGCGCCGTAGCGCCGCCGCGACGTCGGGCACCAGCACCGCTGGAATGAGCGACGTGAAGAGGCTGCCCGGACCGATCACGACGAGGTCGGCGTGTTCGATTGCCGCGATCACCTCGGGCAAGGCGCCCGCGTTCGGCGGGTCGAGGCTCATGCGCTCCACGCGCCGCCCTGCACGCTCGACGTGCAGCCGACTTTCCCCGCGCACGGTCTCCCCTCCCTCGAGATGCGCGACGAGCGTCGTGGACACGGGCGTGCTGGGGTACACGCGGCCGCGCACCCGCAAAACCTCGTGCACGTCGGTCATGGCGTTGGCGAGGCCGCCTTGCTCCTCGCTGAGGGTGGCGAGCATGAGGTTGCCGAAGGTGTGGCCGCTGATGCCCTCGCCGCGCTCGAAGCGGTGCAGCAGCAAGCGGGCGAGTACGGGCGAGTCGCTGAGGGCCGCGTAGCAGTCGGTGAGGTCACCCGGCGCGATCATTCCGAGCGCTTGTCGCAGGCGGCCCGAGGAACCGCCGTCGTCGGAAACCGTCACGACCGCCGTGATGTTCGACGTGTACTGCTTGAGTCCCGACAGCAAGTTCGACAAGCCCGTGCCGCCACCGAGCGCCACGATCTTGGGGCCGCGCGCCAAGGCGCGCCGCACGTAGATGTGCTCGACGGCCACGTCGGGCTCCGT
This genomic stretch from Deinococcus yavapaiensis KR-236 harbors:
- a CDS encoding glucodextranase DOMON-like domain-containing protein; its protein translation is MLLATMPFVAAALLTITDPAGDTRGDGSYTSPPALVGGSENSLDIRELRAENVAGRVRIVVGLGGVANPWNAPSGWSSTLIDVFVKTSVGGEQGLADTGFVTPPGDGWQRHYQVSGFRTRAWHVVNGETQEVSLATPAVRRGTEVSIDTDLPARSYSYWVTSRIYSPLTSSGFLTPRVAGGSSDLLVPRAGMPSPVDVLLVGDQARAYITRILPPGGQLRDRRSTLLLILAVLGVLAAVIATFRAWRRT
- a CDS encoding M23 family metallopeptidase, with product MARFSNTARRSLLALMTLSCCLSAANAETYRVRAGDTLDSIAKRQGTTVATLRALNPRIGDPRFLQAGQVITVKSLPKQASVASIPAAPKSYTVRAGDTLTRIASRNGLNLEALRAANPALRAPYTLKVGQVVNLPTSNRVAASGAGKVNTVSTASTNWLWPLQGPITSGFGYREFTVFGNHVHEGVDIAATPGSPIRAARGGTVVEARFDMRNGWGGTVVLDHGNGWTSRYSHASALLVQPGQAVAPGQVIARVGSTGISTGPHLDFRIFYQGKALDPTTFR
- a CDS encoding gluconeogenesis factor YvcK family protein, which translates into the protein MKRSARGVRDSAGRAAKWMVPGMGVKRWFFVLILCVLIVPVGFMYFAWTGPLDFVGTRVILWLSSLRLPDGVPTWTLGTLAMIVGVVGAMSSVVMLNRSLLRSVGTEPDVAVEHIYVRRALARGPKIVALGGGTGLSNLLSGLKQYTSNITAVVTVSDDGGSSGRLRQALGMIAPGDLTDCYAALSDSPVLARLLLHRFERGEGISGHTFGNLMLATLSEEQGGLANAMTDVHEVLRVRGRVYPSTPVSTTLVAHLEGGETVRGESRLHVERAGRRVERMSLDPPNAGALPEVIAAIEHADLVVIGPGSLFTSLIPAVLVPDVAAALRRTSARVVYVANIMSEPGETDGIDLEGHERLLAEHLGRTADWVLVNASPVTVGVRERYAQAGAHLLSPRGVSANFRQRVRLASLLREHSGQHDPEMLAAALLRLLAREGRSQ